The Brachyhypopomus gauderio isolate BG-103 chromosome 17, BGAUD_0.2, whole genome shotgun sequence genome includes a window with the following:
- the phyhipla gene encoding phytanoyl-CoA 2-hydroxylase interacting protein-like a isoform X2 codes for MPYTFINRSIKKKLNCNERQDPPFKKASKTEDSGVVGMELPVPVNIQISNITCDSFKICWDTDAHTKDKITHYFIDLNKKETKSSNKFKHKDVPTKLVAKAVPLPMTVRGHWFLSPRTEYTVAVQTACKQSDGDYAVSEWSDIIEFCTADYSTVHLNQLLQKAEVIAGRMLPFTVFYRNQNQEYFEHCRAVQGGRMLPSVKDNSGSHGSPLSGKLEGIFFSCNTEFNTGRPAQDSPYGRVRFQVPAETLFSADTRLYFGDFYCMYTAYHYVILVLAPRASPGDVYCSERLPELDATSNRFLTRVVGEDGRVEFRHAQDVILELIYTEPVQLSLGTIGQISGHQLMSLSTVNAKKDPSCKVCNISVGR; via the exons ATGCCCTATACTTTTATAAATAggtctataaaaaaaaaattgaactgTAATGAAAGGCAAGACCCTCCATTCAAGAAAGCAA gtaaaACAGAAGATAGTGGTGTTGTCGGAATGGAGCTCCCGGTTCCAGTGAACATTCAgatcagcaacatcacctgcgACTCCTTCAAGATCTGCTGGGACACAGACGCTCACACCAAAGACAAGATCACCCACTACTTCATCGACCTCAACAAGAAGGAGACCAAGAGCTCCAACAAATTCAAACACAAG GATGTTCCCACCAAGCTGGTTGCCAAGGCAGTGCCGTTGCCCATGACGGTGCGAGGCCATTGGTTCCTGAGCCCGAGGACGGAGTACACGGTTGCCGTGCAGACTGCGTGTAAGCAGAGCGACGGAGACTACGCCGTATCGGAATGGAGCGACATCATCGAGTTTTGCACGGCGg ATTACTCCACCGTGCATCTGAACCAGCTCCTCCAGAAGGCGGAGGTGATCGCTGGCAGAATGCTGCCGTTTACTGTGTTCTACCGCAACCAGAACCAGGAGTACTTTGAGCACTGCAG agccGTACAGGGAGGTCGTATGCTCCCCTCGGTGAAGGACAACAGTGGTAGTCACGGTTCACCCCTGAGCGGGAAGCTGGAGGGAATCTTCTTCAGCTGCAACACGGAGTTCAACACGGGCCGCCCCGCGCAGGACTCGCCGTACGGACGCGTGCGCTTCCAGGTCCCCGCGGAGACGCTCTTCAGCGCCGACACGCGCCTCTACTTCGGAGACTTCTACTGCATGTACACGGCGTACCACTACGTGATCCTGGTGCTGGCCCCGCGCGCCTCGCCCGGCGACGTGTACTGCAGCGAGCGTCTCCCAGAGCTGGACGCCACCAGCAACCGCTTCCTGACGCGCGTGGTGGGCGAGGACGGCCGCGTGGAGTTCCGGCACGCGCAGGACGTCATCCTGGAGCTGATCTACACGGAGCCCGTACAGCTCTCCCTCGGTACCATCGGCCAGATCAGCGGCCACCAGCTCATGAGTCTCTCCACCGTCAACGCCAAGAAGGACCCCAGCTGTAAGGTCTGCAACATCAGTGTGGGTCGCTAA
- the phyhipla gene encoding phytanoyl-CoA 2-hydroxylase interacting protein-like a isoform X1 yields the protein MEVPDLGHGITGSLSPREGMVKNVSLESLQLCERDGKTEDSGVVGMELPVPVNIQISNITCDSFKICWDTDAHTKDKITHYFIDLNKKETKSSNKFKHKDVPTKLVAKAVPLPMTVRGHWFLSPRTEYTVAVQTACKQSDGDYAVSEWSDIIEFCTADYSTVHLNQLLQKAEVIAGRMLPFTVFYRNQNQEYFEHCRAVQGGRMLPSVKDNSGSHGSPLSGKLEGIFFSCNTEFNTGRPAQDSPYGRVRFQVPAETLFSADTRLYFGDFYCMYTAYHYVILVLAPRASPGDVYCSERLPELDATSNRFLTRVVGEDGRVEFRHAQDVILELIYTEPVQLSLGTIGQISGHQLMSLSTVNAKKDPSCKVCNISVGR from the exons ATGGAGGTGCCGGATTTGGGACACGGCATCACGGGCTCGTTGAGTCCGCGCGAGGGCATGGTCAAGAACGTGAGCCTGGAGTCGCTCCAGCTGTGCGAGAGAGACG gtaaaACAGAAGATAGTGGTGTTGTCGGAATGGAGCTCCCGGTTCCAGTGAACATTCAgatcagcaacatcacctgcgACTCCTTCAAGATCTGCTGGGACACAGACGCTCACACCAAAGACAAGATCACCCACTACTTCATCGACCTCAACAAGAAGGAGACCAAGAGCTCCAACAAATTCAAACACAAG GATGTTCCCACCAAGCTGGTTGCCAAGGCAGTGCCGTTGCCCATGACGGTGCGAGGCCATTGGTTCCTGAGCCCGAGGACGGAGTACACGGTTGCCGTGCAGACTGCGTGTAAGCAGAGCGACGGAGACTACGCCGTATCGGAATGGAGCGACATCATCGAGTTTTGCACGGCGg ATTACTCCACCGTGCATCTGAACCAGCTCCTCCAGAAGGCGGAGGTGATCGCTGGCAGAATGCTGCCGTTTACTGTGTTCTACCGCAACCAGAACCAGGAGTACTTTGAGCACTGCAG agccGTACAGGGAGGTCGTATGCTCCCCTCGGTGAAGGACAACAGTGGTAGTCACGGTTCACCCCTGAGCGGGAAGCTGGAGGGAATCTTCTTCAGCTGCAACACGGAGTTCAACACGGGCCGCCCCGCGCAGGACTCGCCGTACGGACGCGTGCGCTTCCAGGTCCCCGCGGAGACGCTCTTCAGCGCCGACACGCGCCTCTACTTCGGAGACTTCTACTGCATGTACACGGCGTACCACTACGTGATCCTGGTGCTGGCCCCGCGCGCCTCGCCCGGCGACGTGTACTGCAGCGAGCGTCTCCCAGAGCTGGACGCCACCAGCAACCGCTTCCTGACGCGCGTGGTGGGCGAGGACGGCCGCGTGGAGTTCCGGCACGCGCAGGACGTCATCCTGGAGCTGATCTACACGGAGCCCGTACAGCTCTCCCTCGGTACCATCGGCCAGATCAGCGGCCACCAGCTCATGAGTCTCTCCACCGTCAACGCCAAGAAGGACCCCAGCTGTAAGGTCTGCAACATCAGTGTGGGTCGCTAA
- the phyhipla gene encoding phytanoyl-CoA 2-hydroxylase interacting protein-like a isoform X4: MELPVPVNIQISNITCDSFKICWDTDAHTKDKITHYFIDLNKKETKSSNKFKHKDVPTKLVAKAVPLPMTVRGHWFLSPRTEYTVAVQTACKQSDGDYAVSEWSDIIEFCTADYSTVHLNQLLQKAEVIAGRMLPFTVFYRNQNQEYFEHCRAVQGGRMLPSVKDNSGSHGSPLSGKLEGIFFSCNTEFNTGRPAQDSPYGRVRFQVPAETLFSADTRLYFGDFYCMYTAYHYVILVLAPRASPGDVYCSERLPELDATSNRFLTRVVGEDGRVEFRHAQDVILELIYTEPVQLSLGTIGQISGHQLMSLSTVNAKKDPSCKVCNISVGR; this comes from the exons ATGGAGCTCCCGGTTCCAGTGAACATTCAgatcagcaacatcacctgcgACTCCTTCAAGATCTGCTGGGACACAGACGCTCACACCAAAGACAAGATCACCCACTACTTCATCGACCTCAACAAGAAGGAGACCAAGAGCTCCAACAAATTCAAACACAAG GATGTTCCCACCAAGCTGGTTGCCAAGGCAGTGCCGTTGCCCATGACGGTGCGAGGCCATTGGTTCCTGAGCCCGAGGACGGAGTACACGGTTGCCGTGCAGACTGCGTGTAAGCAGAGCGACGGAGACTACGCCGTATCGGAATGGAGCGACATCATCGAGTTTTGCACGGCGg ATTACTCCACCGTGCATCTGAACCAGCTCCTCCAGAAGGCGGAGGTGATCGCTGGCAGAATGCTGCCGTTTACTGTGTTCTACCGCAACCAGAACCAGGAGTACTTTGAGCACTGCAG agccGTACAGGGAGGTCGTATGCTCCCCTCGGTGAAGGACAACAGTGGTAGTCACGGTTCACCCCTGAGCGGGAAGCTGGAGGGAATCTTCTTCAGCTGCAACACGGAGTTCAACACGGGCCGCCCCGCGCAGGACTCGCCGTACGGACGCGTGCGCTTCCAGGTCCCCGCGGAGACGCTCTTCAGCGCCGACACGCGCCTCTACTTCGGAGACTTCTACTGCATGTACACGGCGTACCACTACGTGATCCTGGTGCTGGCCCCGCGCGCCTCGCCCGGCGACGTGTACTGCAGCGAGCGTCTCCCAGAGCTGGACGCCACCAGCAACCGCTTCCTGACGCGCGTGGTGGGCGAGGACGGCCGCGTGGAGTTCCGGCACGCGCAGGACGTCATCCTGGAGCTGATCTACACGGAGCCCGTACAGCTCTCCCTCGGTACCATCGGCCAGATCAGCGGCCACCAGCTCATGAGTCTCTCCACCGTCAACGCCAAGAAGGACCCCAGCTGTAAGGTCTGCAACATCAGTGTGGGTCGCTAA
- the bicc1a gene encoding protein bicaudal C homolog 1-B, with translation MAAQKEPLCCLQPSNPRPSTDSAVSMSEDDSGGPVSPSDPDWTEERFRVDRKKLEVMLLAASEERESGGEDFFQKIMNETSTQIAWPSRLKIGAKSKKDPHIRINGRKAAVKEARDRVLSVLDTKSNRVTLKIDVSHTEHSHVIGKGGNNIRRVMEETACHIHFPDSNRSSDGEKSNQVSIAGQPTGVEAARAKIRELMPLVLMLDCSGLLDMLDCSSPVVQNISQSCNVTITCKTQSRVYGNTAIVRGNQSNSAAVKRATALLQDHLAGPLSSTLLVVSQMEVSPHHQPSLLANASSTLRSITQMTGAHIHFPEPPTAPHTHPHPRPSTLYIQGSIDAVCEARKQLMGFLPLVLMFDIKEQVEVEPQLITTLMEQLDVFISIKPKPKQPSKSVIVKSVERNAGNMYEARKLLLALESSRGSAPSPPISSGAPPLSTTSATSSVGLDILASAGLGLSTLGLLGSSGTPVCGSSAHVSPVLTHGSALTGPARPASVLRNTSSSHSPAHTHSQQPLPAHTHAAPPLSGSSPWARLLRTLGSSADCMFQTVSQGSLSGLPLSGVHSYTQSHTHGLSLTSAHTHMPSPPPGLTPIHKPVNTEQLKTHMSRSMYIGIPSVSLESVLGSTHCDSVQEMNGHSQSEALSNKSSSDEGSDTFVEVGMPRSPSHSANGSELKQMFTSCSVTPGKRQTVELLQGLKNSHLHSECLLPDSEFEAVADKRAPGSERAAERSRQTHTPHIRAYDYEQKKLLATKAMLKKPVVTEVRTPTSTWSGLGFSKSMPAESITQLLRASRPTHTPAAYEGSHLSMSCRGRIEALSNSCDGENWRREQEGTDLPELFSILGLGKYTDVFQQQEIDLQTFVTLTDFDLKELGITTFGARRKMLLAISELNKNRWKLFETNVPASFPEVAAGGRVLQQFHVASISGRW, from the exons ctgccagtgaggagagagaaagcGGAGGAGAAGATTTCTTTCAGAAG ATCATGAATGAAACAAGCACTCAGATTGCCTGGCCCTCCAGACTGAAGATTGGGGCAAAGTCCAAAAAAG ATCCACACATCAGGATCAACGGGAGGAAGGCGGCCGTGAAGGAGGCCAGAGACAGAGTCCTGTCTGTCCTGGACACCAAG AGTAACCGCGTGACCCTGAAGATAGACGTGTCGCACACGGAGCATTCTCACGTGATCGGGAAGGGCGGGAACAATATTAGACGTGTGATGGAGGAGACGGCCTGTCATATACACTTCCCCGACTCCAACAGGAGCAGCGACGGGGAGAAGAgcaaccag gtaTCTATAGCAGGTCAGCCCACTGGAGTGGAGGCAGCGAGAGCTAAGATACGG GAGCTTATGCCCCTGGTGCTGATGTTAGATTGTTCGGGTCTTCTGGACATGCTGGACTGCAGTTCCCCCGTTGTCCAGAACATCTCACAGTCCTGCAACGTCACCATCACCTGCAAAACGCAGTCTCGTGTCTACGGCAACACAGCCATCGTCCGGGGCAACCAGAGTAACTCTGCTGCAGTAAAG AGAGCCACTGCTCTACTGCAGGACCATCTGGCTGGACCTCTGTCCTCCACCTTGCTGGTGGTGTCTCAGATGGAGGTGTCCCCCCATCACCAGCCCAGCCTGCTAGCTAACGCCAGCTCCACCCTGCGAAGCATCACCCAGATGACGGGGGCCCACATCCACTTCCCTGAGCCCCCCacagcgccacacacacacccccacccacggccctccaccctctacatccaggGCTCTATCGATGCTGTGTGTGAGGCCAGGAAACAACTAATg GGCTTCCTGCCGCTGGTGTTAATGTTTGATAttaaggagcaggtggaggttgAACCACAGTTGATCACCACCCTGATGGAGCAGCTGGACGTCTTCATCAGCATTAAACCCAAACCCAAACAACCCAGCAAG tctgttattgtgaagagtgttGAGAGAAACGCAGGAAACATGTATGAGGCTCGCAAGCTGTTGCTGGCGTTGGAAAGCAGCCGTGGCTCCGCCCCTAGCCCTCCCATCTCCTCTGGagctcctcccctctccactaCTAGTGCCACTAGCTCCGTGGGACTGGACATCCTGGCCTCAGCTGGACTGGGGCTGAGCACTCTGG GTCTTCTCGGTTCCTCAGGTACGCCTGTTTGCGGAAGCTCCGCCCACGTCTCCCCGGTTCTGACACACGGCTCCGCCCTGACTGGACCAGCACGGCCCGCCAGCGTGCTGCGCAATACCAGCTCCTCAcactcacctgcacacacacactcgcaacaGCCCTTACCTGCACACACCCATGCTGCTCCGCCCCTCTCTGGCTCCTCCCCCTGGGCCCGCCTCCTCAGGACACTGGGAAGCAGTGCAG ATTGTATGTTTCAGACTGTCTCTCAGGGGTCTCTCAGTGGTCTGCCCCTGTCTGGTGTCCACAGTTACACCCAGAGTCACACACACGGTCTCAGCCTcacctcagcacacacacacatgccctccCCTCCACCAGGACTAACGCCCATTCACAAACCAGTCAACACAGAGCAACTCAAAACACAC atgtCTAGGTCAATGTACATAGGAattccatctgtctctcttgaATCTGTGCTTGGTTCCACCCACTGTGACTCAGTCCAAGAAATGAATGGacacagccaatcagaagctCTCTCCAACAAATCAAGTTCAGATGAAG GCTCCGATACCTTTGTTGAAGTGGGCATGCccagaagcccctcccactcagCCAATGGGAGTGAACTCAAGCAGATGTTCACTTCCTGTTCAGTGACACCTGGGAAGCGGCAAACTGTGGAACTTCTGCAGGGCTTGAAGAATTCCCATTTACA ctcagaGTGTTTGTTGCCAGACTCTGAGTTTGAAGCAGTGGCAGATAAAAGAGCTCCAGGCAGTGAGAGAGCAGCTGAAaggagcagacagacacacacacctcatatacgg GCCTACGACTATGAACAGAAGAAACTACTTGCCACTAAAG CCATGCTGAAGAAACCAGTGGTGACGGAGGTGAGAACCCCCACCAGCACCTGGAGTGGTCTGGGCTTCTCCAAGTCCATGCCTGCAGAGAGCATCACCCAGCTTCTCCGGGCCAGCCGgccgacacacacacctgctgcttatgag ggttctCATCTCTCCATGTCCTGTAGAGGGCGTATTGAGGCTCTCAGTAACAGCTGTGATGGAGAGAACTGGAGAAGAGAACAAGAAG GGACAGACCTGCCTGAACTCTTCAGCATTTTGGGACTAGGCAAATACACAGATGTCTTCCAGCAGCAAGAg attgaTCTGCAGACGTTTGTCACACTGACCGATTTTGACCTAAAGGAACTTGGAATCACAACGTTTGGAGCACGCAGAAAAATGTTGCTGGCTATCTCGG AACTGAATAAAAACCGGTGGAAACTCTTCGAGACGAACGTCCCGGCTTCATTCCCGGAGGTCGCCGCGGGTGGACGTGTCCTACAGCAGTTCCACGTGGCGAGCATTAGTGGGCGCTGGTGA
- the phyhipla gene encoding phytanoyl-CoA 2-hydroxylase interacting protein-like a isoform X3 yields MKCSESKTEDSGVVGMELPVPVNIQISNITCDSFKICWDTDAHTKDKITHYFIDLNKKETKSSNKFKHKDVPTKLVAKAVPLPMTVRGHWFLSPRTEYTVAVQTACKQSDGDYAVSEWSDIIEFCTADYSTVHLNQLLQKAEVIAGRMLPFTVFYRNQNQEYFEHCRAVQGGRMLPSVKDNSGSHGSPLSGKLEGIFFSCNTEFNTGRPAQDSPYGRVRFQVPAETLFSADTRLYFGDFYCMYTAYHYVILVLAPRASPGDVYCSERLPELDATSNRFLTRVVGEDGRVEFRHAQDVILELIYTEPVQLSLGTIGQISGHQLMSLSTVNAKKDPSCKVCNISVGR; encoded by the exons ATGAAATGTTCTGAAA gtaaaACAGAAGATAGTGGTGTTGTCGGAATGGAGCTCCCGGTTCCAGTGAACATTCAgatcagcaacatcacctgcgACTCCTTCAAGATCTGCTGGGACACAGACGCTCACACCAAAGACAAGATCACCCACTACTTCATCGACCTCAACAAGAAGGAGACCAAGAGCTCCAACAAATTCAAACACAAG GATGTTCCCACCAAGCTGGTTGCCAAGGCAGTGCCGTTGCCCATGACGGTGCGAGGCCATTGGTTCCTGAGCCCGAGGACGGAGTACACGGTTGCCGTGCAGACTGCGTGTAAGCAGAGCGACGGAGACTACGCCGTATCGGAATGGAGCGACATCATCGAGTTTTGCACGGCGg ATTACTCCACCGTGCATCTGAACCAGCTCCTCCAGAAGGCGGAGGTGATCGCTGGCAGAATGCTGCCGTTTACTGTGTTCTACCGCAACCAGAACCAGGAGTACTTTGAGCACTGCAG agccGTACAGGGAGGTCGTATGCTCCCCTCGGTGAAGGACAACAGTGGTAGTCACGGTTCACCCCTGAGCGGGAAGCTGGAGGGAATCTTCTTCAGCTGCAACACGGAGTTCAACACGGGCCGCCCCGCGCAGGACTCGCCGTACGGACGCGTGCGCTTCCAGGTCCCCGCGGAGACGCTCTTCAGCGCCGACACGCGCCTCTACTTCGGAGACTTCTACTGCATGTACACGGCGTACCACTACGTGATCCTGGTGCTGGCCCCGCGCGCCTCGCCCGGCGACGTGTACTGCAGCGAGCGTCTCCCAGAGCTGGACGCCACCAGCAACCGCTTCCTGACGCGCGTGGTGGGCGAGGACGGCCGCGTGGAGTTCCGGCACGCGCAGGACGTCATCCTGGAGCTGATCTACACGGAGCCCGTACAGCTCTCCCTCGGTACCATCGGCCAGATCAGCGGCCACCAGCTCATGAGTCTCTCCACCGTCAACGCCAAGAAGGACCCCAGCTGTAAGGTCTGCAACATCAGTGTGGGTCGCTAA